A single window of Rhodoligotrophos appendicifer DNA harbors:
- a CDS encoding YVTN family beta-propeller repeat protein has translation MKTLMAPLVGLAFAYLTLSPANAYMIYISNERDNTVSIIDSGTMEVTKTIKVGQRPRGITMTKDGQFLLVCASDDDTVEVIDPKTGEIVGTLPSGPDPELFVLHPSGNPLYIANEDDNLVTVIDLDKRTVIAEITVGVEPEGMAVSPDGKTVVNTSETTNMAHFINVETNEITHNVLVDSRPRFAEFKSDSSQLWVSAEIGGTVSVIDNKTREVIKKISFEIPGIRVEAIQPVGVRITKDRKKAFVALGPANRIAVVNGETYEVEKYILVGQRVWQLAFSPDEKLLFTTNGNSNDITVIDVESLEPIQSIAVGQQPWGVAVSPE, from the coding sequence ATGAAAACTTTAATGGCGCCATTGGTGGGACTGGCCTTCGCGTATCTCACACTAAGCCCAGCCAACGCGTACATGATTTATATTTCAAATGAGCGCGACAATACCGTCAGCATCATCGACTCTGGCACTATGGAGGTGACGAAGACAATCAAAGTCGGGCAACGCCCGCGTGGAATTACTATGACCAAAGATGGTCAATTTCTGCTGGTCTGCGCGAGCGATGACGATACTGTCGAGGTCATCGACCCGAAAACAGGTGAAATCGTCGGGACACTCCCCTCAGGTCCGGATCCCGAGCTGTTCGTTTTGCACCCCTCTGGCAATCCTCTCTACATCGCTAATGAGGACGACAACCTCGTTACCGTGATCGACCTCGATAAACGTACCGTGATCGCCGAAATTACCGTTGGCGTTGAGCCGGAAGGCATGGCGGTTTCTCCTGACGGGAAGACTGTCGTGAATACTTCGGAAACGACAAACATGGCTCACTTCATCAATGTTGAGACAAACGAAATTACCCACAACGTCCTCGTCGATTCTCGGCCTCGATTTGCCGAATTCAAGTCGGACAGTTCGCAATTGTGGGTATCGGCAGAGATCGGCGGGACGGTCAGCGTCATTGATAACAAAACCAGGGAAGTCATCAAAAAGATCAGCTTCGAGATCCCTGGCATCCGTGTCGAGGCCATCCAGCCCGTAGGTGTGAGAATTACGAAAGATAGAAAGAAAGCCTTTGTCGCTCTCGGCCCCGCCAATCGGATCGCGGTGGTCAATGGAGAAACCTACGAAGTAGAGAAATACATCTTAGTGGGACAACGCGTGTGGCAGCTGGCCTTTTCCCCTGATGAAAAGTTGCTTTTCACCACCAACGGAAATTCCAATGACATCACCGTCATTGATGTGGAGAGCCTAGAGCCGATCCAGTCGATCGCCGTAGGGCAGCAGCCTTGGGGCGTAGCAGTCTCACCAGAATGA
- a CDS encoding dihydroneopterin aldolase, which yields MTKVSVVKLGGSYARSAALTEWLHSLEMLGGRIVLVPGGGPFADIVRELQPKMGFSDAAAHHMALLAMEQYAHAICSLTGRLRATSTVAEINSVLREGLVPVWCPSAMALADSEIQQSWEVTSDSLAAWFGGQIGGRRLVLIKHAAPASQAMSVEAAVDAGLVDPALPAMLKRWPQELVLLGPGSQADLVAAVTGAVASHHPLHA from the coding sequence ATGACGAAAGTCTCGGTCGTCAAGCTGGGAGGAAGCTACGCTCGTTCAGCCGCGCTAACAGAGTGGCTGCACAGCCTTGAAATGCTCGGCGGCCGTATCGTTCTGGTGCCGGGCGGCGGTCCCTTCGCAGATATTGTTCGCGAGCTGCAGCCGAAAATGGGTTTCAGCGACGCGGCGGCCCACCACATGGCATTGCTCGCCATGGAGCAGTACGCGCATGCGATCTGCAGCCTGACTGGGAGACTGAGGGCAACATCGACGGTTGCGGAGATCAACAGCGTCCTTCGCGAGGGCTTGGTGCCCGTCTGGTGCCCTTCGGCCATGGCCTTGGCTGACTCCGAGATTCAACAGTCCTGGGAGGTTACATCGGATAGCCTGGCGGCTTGGTTCGGCGGTCAGATCGGCGGTAGAAGACTGGTTTTGATAAAGCACGCAGCTCCGGCATCTCAGGCTATGTCGGTAGAGGCTGCAGTGGATGCCGGTCTGGTCGATCCTGCTCTTCCCGCAATGCTGAAGCGGTGGCCCCAAGAACTTGTCCTACTTGGTCCAGGATCGCAGGCAGATTTGGTTGCTGCAGTGACGGGCGCGGTGGCTTCACACCACCCCCTCCATGCCTGA
- a CDS encoding ABC transporter ATP-binding protein yields the protein MLALEVARLNYSYGSRQALADVTFSVPAGSFAILLGPNGAGKSTLFSLITRLYTARSGFLRVFGFDVNQTPREALAMLGVVFQSRTLDPDLSVLQNLTYHAALHGIGSRDGRERAAEILERFGLSARADSKVRTLSGGQMRRVEIVRALLHTPQLLLLDEPTVGLDVTSRGDLLRHVRQLVSQDNIGALWATHLIDEVSPTDLVIILHEGRVLAQDFASRIVLAANASDIREAFLLLTAADSTQNTSLAVDQ from the coding sequence TTGCTGGCGCTGGAAGTGGCGCGGCTGAACTATTCCTATGGCTCGCGACAGGCACTGGCAGACGTCACATTTTCCGTCCCTGCAGGATCCTTTGCGATCCTGTTAGGGCCGAATGGCGCTGGTAAATCGACCTTATTTTCCCTAATCACACGCCTCTACACCGCTCGCAGTGGCTTCCTCAGAGTCTTTGGCTTTGATGTGAACCAGACGCCGCGCGAGGCCCTTGCCATGTTGGGTGTGGTTTTTCAGTCCAGAACACTCGATCCTGATCTTTCGGTTCTGCAGAACCTAACCTATCATGCCGCTCTTCATGGTATCGGATCGCGGGACGGAAGAGAGCGCGCAGCCGAAATTCTCGAACGGTTCGGCCTGTCAGCACGTGCTGATAGCAAGGTCAGGACGCTGTCTGGCGGACAGATGCGCCGCGTAGAGATCGTGCGCGCATTGCTTCACACCCCCCAGCTTCTACTCCTGGACGAACCAACGGTGGGCCTAGATGTTACGTCGCGCGGAGACCTTCTCCGGCACGTCCGACAGCTTGTTTCGCAAGACAATATCGGCGCTCTGTGGGCTACGCATTTGATTGACGAGGTCTCTCCGACGGATTTGGTCATCATCTTGCACGAAGGGCGCGTCCTTGCCCAAGATTTTGCGAGCCGGATCGTCCTGGCAGCTAATGCTTCAGATATCCGAGAAGCTTTTCTTCTTCTTACTGCCGCCGATTCAACGCAAAATACCAGCTTGGCAGTCGATCAATGA
- a CDS encoding c-type cytochrome, methanol metabolism-related encodes MRTFSWAAVLMLASLTAALAEPPGDPASISETDGKYFDSEGDPTFRIQADGTVDWFTYSGFRRYHSECHVCHGPDGAGSSYAPALATSMKTLNYGDFTEIVVNGRQVNNAAQHSVMPAFGLNQNVMCYLDDIYVYLRARAQGDLPRGRPAKREDKTEATREAENACLGS; translated from the coding sequence ATGCGGACTTTTTCATGGGCCGCGGTTCTAATGCTTGCGTCCTTGACCGCGGCATTGGCAGAGCCGCCTGGCGATCCTGCGTCTATTTCAGAAACGGATGGAAAATACTTCGATTCAGAGGGCGACCCAACGTTCAGAATACAGGCAGATGGCACTGTAGACTGGTTCACTTACTCAGGGTTCAGGCGGTACCATTCTGAGTGTCACGTCTGCCATGGCCCTGACGGGGCGGGTTCGAGCTACGCGCCTGCTTTGGCCACTTCGATGAAAACTTTGAATTACGGAGACTTTACGGAAATTGTCGTCAATGGACGGCAAGTTAACAACGCAGCCCAGCACAGCGTCATGCCCGCCTTCGGTTTGAATCAGAACGTGATGTGTTATCTGGACGACATCTATGTTTACCTGCGAGCAAGGGCGCAAGGTGATCTTCCTCGCGGTCGTCCTGCGAAGCGGGAAGATAAGACGGAGGCGACACGAGAAGCAGAGAACGCCTGCCTGGGAAGCTGA
- a CDS encoding ABC transporter substrate-binding protein, producing MPGRVCRFAWKLCLIALIMFGPSVTLGSADPLSIKIGSIRLVENELTLSIVEKAPENDGFAGAELGIADNNTTGKFLNQTFEFVDIPLKSGDNPLPALQTLTEAGIKFILVDLPPEQVLAVSDAAQGSGTTIFNVGSSDDSLREENCRSNVLHIAPSRTMLADGLAQYLVLKRWTRWYLVFGSHPEDRLWADALRRAADRFGAKVVGEKMFEDTGGARRTDTGQVQVQNQISTFTQDAQDYDVMIAADENNVFATYLPYRTWEARPVAGSAGLVPSSWHAAHEQWAAMQIQNRFAAKFPRRMRPKDIQFWTAVRIVGEAASRKNSGDPHVLIDYIQSPDFSIAAFKGQKLTFRDWNWQLRQPILLGDGVAAIAVSPQEGFLHETSTLDTLGIDRPETACALK from the coding sequence ATGCCAGGACGAGTGTGCCGTTTCGCATGGAAGCTCTGTCTTATCGCGCTCATCATGTTTGGCCCCTCGGTCACGCTCGGCAGCGCTGACCCTCTTTCCATCAAAATCGGGTCCATCCGGCTCGTCGAGAACGAACTGACTCTCTCGATCGTTGAAAAAGCGCCGGAGAATGACGGCTTTGCCGGCGCCGAGTTGGGGATCGCCGACAACAATACGACGGGCAAATTTCTCAATCAGACCTTCGAATTTGTCGATATCCCCCTCAAATCCGGAGACAACCCCCTCCCAGCGCTACAGACGCTCACCGAGGCGGGGATAAAATTCATTCTGGTCGATTTGCCTCCCGAGCAGGTCCTGGCCGTCAGCGACGCCGCCCAAGGCAGCGGCACCACCATCTTCAATGTCGGCTCGAGCGATGACTCGCTCCGGGAAGAGAATTGCCGGAGCAACGTGCTGCACATTGCTCCCAGCCGGACGATGCTCGCCGACGGGCTTGCCCAGTACCTGGTCCTGAAACGATGGACACGCTGGTATCTGGTTTTCGGCTCTCATCCGGAAGACCGACTCTGGGCAGATGCCCTCCGGCGCGCCGCCGACCGTTTCGGCGCCAAGGTCGTCGGCGAAAAGATGTTCGAGGATACGGGGGGCGCCCGGCGCACCGACACCGGACAAGTGCAGGTTCAGAACCAGATCTCGACCTTCACTCAGGACGCCCAGGATTATGACGTCATGATTGCAGCAGATGAGAACAATGTTTTCGCTACGTATCTTCCCTATCGAACCTGGGAAGCGCGTCCCGTCGCCGGGTCTGCCGGGCTGGTGCCATCGAGCTGGCATGCGGCCCATGAACAATGGGCGGCCATGCAGATCCAGAACCGCTTTGCAGCGAAGTTCCCGCGTAGGATGCGGCCAAAAGACATACAGTTCTGGACCGCCGTTCGCATCGTGGGCGAAGCAGCCAGCCGCAAGAACAGCGGCGACCCCCATGTTCTCATCGACTATATCCAGTCGCCAGATTTTTCGATCGCCGCGTTCAAAGGGCAAAAGCTCACCTTCAGAGATTGGAACTGGCAGCTTCGGCAGCCGATCCTCCTCGGTGACGGCGTCGCCGCAATCGCTGTTTCGCCGCAAGAAGGCTTCCTTCACGAGACTTCCACTCTCGACACTCTGGGTATCGACCGCCCAGAAACGGCCTGCGCACTAAAATAA
- a CDS encoding copper-binding protein, translated as MKSLVLGSLALFAVSTPCALAEGYLAAKAIELGDLILGTDDLGFGVSHQNYDIETGKSYSLTISSSGKQECAWIAPEFFNFVWLRKVEAGEVEIKATHLYELEFEEEGEASIFFVPIRPGTFEWSCRGLESRGMKGTFTVK; from the coding sequence ATGAAGTCGCTGGTTCTAGGTTCACTGGCCTTATTCGCTGTTTCGACCCCGTGCGCATTGGCTGAGGGCTATCTCGCAGCCAAGGCAATCGAATTGGGCGACCTCATCCTTGGCACTGACGACCTTGGCTTTGGCGTATCACATCAGAACTATGACATTGAAACGGGCAAGTCCTACAGCTTGACGATTTCCTCCAGTGGAAAGCAGGAGTGCGCCTGGATCGCTCCGGAGTTCTTCAATTTCGTTTGGCTTCGCAAAGTTGAAGCTGGAGAGGTGGAGATTAAGGCCACGCATCTTTATGAACTGGAGTTCGAGGAAGAGGGCGAGGCTAGCATATTCTTCGTGCCAATCCGCCCCGGGACGTTCGAGTGGAGTTGCAGAGGATTGGAAAGTCGAGGAATGAAAGGAACTTTCACCGTTAAGTAG
- a CDS encoding substrate-binding domain-containing protein, translating to MQCAFSQKSGLGMRIELVDPDTLRVCADPNNLPFSNDKGEGFENKIAEFLAPKLGRKSVSYIWFPMVTGFVRRTLGAHRCDIIIGYPQGDELVQNTNAYYRTAYALVFKSGRGLDDIVTLEDPGLRDKRIGVVAGTPPASNLAAAGLMPQVRPYPLMVDTRLISSSKMMTDDIRSGEIDVGILWGPLAAHFAAEEPALKVVPLTKETTGPRMIYRITMGVRPSDQEWKRTLNKIIRENQNEINSILHSFDVPLLDEKDNKMSR from the coding sequence ATGCAATGCGCATTCTCCCAGAAATCAGGTTTGGGAATGCGCATTGAGCTTGTGGATCCTGATACTCTCCGCGTCTGTGCCGATCCAAACAACTTACCCTTCTCAAACGATAAAGGGGAGGGATTTGAAAATAAGATCGCAGAGTTTTTGGCTCCGAAATTAGGGCGAAAATCAGTTTCCTATATCTGGTTCCCAATGGTGACTGGATTTGTTCGGAGGACTCTAGGAGCTCATCGCTGTGACATCATCATTGGTTATCCTCAAGGCGATGAACTTGTCCAGAATACCAATGCCTATTATCGGACGGCTTATGCATTGGTCTTTAAGTCCGGACGAGGCTTGGACGACATTGTGACGCTTGAGGATCCCGGTTTGCGCGACAAGCGGATTGGCGTGGTTGCAGGTACTCCACCTGCTTCAAACCTCGCAGCAGCGGGTTTGATGCCGCAAGTGCGCCCCTATCCCCTTATGGTCGATACGCGTCTGATTTCATCCTCCAAGATGATGACGGATGACATTCGATCTGGTGAAATAGATGTAGGAATTCTTTGGGGACCTCTAGCGGCGCATTTCGCTGCCGAAGAACCCGCTCTCAAAGTAGTTCCTCTTACTAAGGAAACAACCGGGCCAAGGATGATCTACCGGATTACCATGGGGGTGCGCCCGTCCGACCAAGAATGGAAGCGCACCTTAAATAAGATTATACGAGAGAATCAGAACGAGATAAACTCCATACTTCACTCTTTTGATGTTCCTCTTCTTGATGAGAAAGACAACAAAATGTCTAGATAA
- a CDS encoding DUF3280 domain-containing protein produces the protein MSVVKPFKLLRLCFFLTISQCGIAMASESPRTAAVFAFEFLDTGVASPDGQVSAAERQRLDRLTQQLRQDLAATGKFRIVSTDSVAQEAKKINLFACEGCELQLARTLGSDVVVTGFVHKVSNLILGIRVQVKDTQSGKLLAGGSVDIRGNTDESWSRGLKYLMRNRLIPQVAQ, from the coding sequence ATGAGCGTTGTGAAGCCCTTTAAACTGTTGAGACTATGTTTCTTTCTGACGATCTCACAATGCGGGATCGCAATGGCGTCGGAGTCCCCGAGGACGGCTGCTGTCTTTGCATTCGAATTTCTCGATACAGGCGTGGCAAGTCCCGACGGGCAGGTATCGGCGGCTGAACGCCAGCGCCTGGATCGACTGACTCAGCAACTGCGACAGGACCTAGCCGCTACAGGCAAATTCAGGATCGTCAGCACTGACTCGGTTGCTCAAGAGGCTAAAAAAATCAATCTTTTTGCTTGTGAGGGGTGCGAGTTGCAGCTTGCGCGCACTCTGGGGAGCGACGTCGTCGTCACCGGTTTTGTACACAAGGTGTCGAATCTTATCCTCGGCATCCGGGTTCAGGTTAAAGATACGCAGTCCGGAAAGCTTCTTGCCGGTGGGAGCGTCGATATTCGAGGCAATACCGATGAGTCATGGTCGAGAGGATTGAAGTACTTGATGCGCAACCGCTTGATACCGCAGGTGGCTCAATGA
- a CDS encoding DUF6513 domain-containing protein — protein MPEHFAFVTGRLARPRLEKILCELADLNFRWSIVDIGVKVAALMTEAIIERRLMLPPETDKVILPGRARVDLGRLKARFGVVFERGPDELVDLPRFLGRVGPPPDLSAHAVRIFAEIVDAPALAVDAVVARGLLLRSEGADVIDLGCLPGAPFPHLEDAVRELKAAGLQVSVDSADPEELERGAKAGADWLLSLNRSTLSIAQDTGAAAILIPEMHGDMASLFEAMEMADRAGISWVADPILDPIHFGFMDSLSRYAELRRTYPDAPILMGTGNLTELTDADTGGVTAMLMGICSELDIANVLVVHVSPHTRRTIQEHDISRRIMHAARRDHSLPRDYSSALLQLHDRIPYASTPAEVATLARQVRDRNFRIEVTSEGIHIYNADGHHVAGDAMSLFPKLGVEQDGAHAFYLGTELMKAETAFRLGKRYAQDEPLNWGVAVDQRSEDKSRLAEAGHTLRAKTKG, from the coding sequence ATGCCTGAGCACTTTGCATTTGTGACCGGCCGGCTTGCAAGGCCACGTCTCGAAAAGATTCTGTGCGAATTGGCCGACCTTAATTTTCGGTGGTCCATCGTCGACATCGGCGTCAAAGTCGCAGCTCTCATGACAGAGGCGATCATCGAGCGTCGCCTGATGCTTCCTCCGGAAACAGACAAGGTCATTCTTCCAGGCCGCGCGAGGGTTGATCTTGGCCGCCTGAAAGCGAGGTTCGGAGTTGTCTTTGAGCGCGGGCCGGATGAGCTCGTAGATCTGCCTCGCTTCCTGGGGCGCGTGGGACCGCCACCGGATCTGTCGGCCCATGCCGTCAGAATTTTCGCCGAGATCGTTGATGCTCCAGCCTTGGCGGTTGATGCTGTCGTCGCACGCGGCCTGTTGTTGCGCAGCGAAGGGGCCGACGTCATTGATCTTGGATGCTTGCCGGGGGCGCCCTTTCCTCATCTCGAGGACGCGGTCCGCGAGTTGAAAGCTGCAGGTCTGCAGGTGAGCGTGGACTCGGCAGATCCTGAGGAACTCGAGCGTGGCGCCAAGGCTGGCGCGGATTGGTTGCTGAGTCTCAATCGAAGCACACTGTCCATTGCTCAGGACACCGGAGCGGCAGCCATTCTCATCCCTGAAATGCATGGTGACATGGCCTCCCTGTTCGAGGCCATGGAGATGGCGGATCGCGCCGGGATCAGCTGGGTCGCAGATCCGATCCTTGATCCGATCCATTTTGGTTTCATGGACTCTCTCAGTCGCTATGCCGAGCTTCGGCGGACTTACCCGGATGCCCCCATCCTCATGGGAACCGGCAACCTCACTGAGCTCACGGACGCGGATACGGGTGGGGTCACGGCGATGTTGATGGGAATCTGCTCGGAGCTGGACATCGCCAATGTCCTGGTGGTTCATGTGAGCCCCCATACCCGCCGCACCATTCAGGAACATGACATCTCGCGGCGTATCATGCATGCAGCACGTCGGGACCATAGCCTGCCACGCGACTACAGCAGTGCTCTGCTGCAACTCCATGACCGCATCCCCTATGCGTCGACTCCCGCGGAAGTCGCCACCCTGGCCCGTCAGGTCCGCGACCGAAATTTCCGCATTGAGGTGACCAGCGAGGGGATCCACATTTACAACGCCGACGGGCACCATGTGGCGGGAGACGCAATGTCGCTTTTTCCCAAACTCGGCGTCGAGCAAGACGGCGCTCACGCCTTCTATCTCGGGACCGAGTTGATGAAAGCTGAGACAGCCTTTCGTCTCGGTAAGCGTTATGCCCAAGATGAGCCGCTGAACTGGGGCGTTGCGGTTGATCAGCGGAGTGAGGATAAATCCCGCCTCGCCGAGGCTGGACATACGCTGCGTGCAAAGACCAAGGGCTGA
- a CDS encoding ABC transporter permease, giving the protein MKGAVARSRGPRELTLRHYLICLFGIMRREALRFTHQRERFFAALVRPLLWLFIFAAGFRQVLGVSIIPPYKTYILYEVFIVPGLIAMIQLFNGMQSSLSMVYDRETGHMRTLLVSPFPRWFLLTAKLLSGVTVSIIQVYVFLAIALLWDIKVPTLGYLAVLPALVLAGLMLGAFGLLLSSLVKQLENFSGVMNFVIFPIFFASSALYPLWRIREASPILFQICQWNPFTHAVELIRFALYLQINWFSLGIVVGCTVTFLGSAFIAYDPSRGLLGRRGVQGTAV; this is encoded by the coding sequence ATGAAAGGTGCTGTGGCGAGATCCCGGGGTCCACGGGAGTTGACTCTCCGCCATTATCTCATCTGCCTGTTTGGGATTATGCGCCGGGAAGCCCTTCGCTTTACCCATCAGCGCGAGCGTTTTTTCGCCGCTCTGGTTCGCCCATTGCTATGGCTGTTTATTTTTGCTGCCGGATTCCGGCAAGTCCTCGGTGTGTCTATCATACCCCCGTACAAGACATACATTCTCTACGAGGTCTTCATCGTCCCCGGACTGATTGCAATGATCCAGCTGTTCAACGGAATGCAATCGTCGCTCTCCATGGTGTATGACCGGGAGACAGGCCATATGAGGACGCTTCTCGTCAGCCCCTTTCCCCGGTGGTTCTTACTTACCGCGAAGCTGCTTTCTGGAGTGACCGTATCCATCATTCAAGTCTATGTTTTCTTGGCGATTGCTTTGCTCTGGGACATAAAAGTGCCGACCCTCGGCTATCTCGCTGTACTACCAGCCCTTGTTCTGGCTGGGCTTATGCTTGGCGCCTTCGGATTGTTGCTTTCTTCCTTGGTCAAGCAGCTTGAGAATTTTTCGGGGGTCATGAACTTCGTCATTTTCCCTATATTTTTCGCGTCGTCTGCTCTTTATCCTCTCTGGCGAATCCGTGAGGCCAGCCCAATCCTTTTCCAGATCTGTCAATGGAATCCATTCACCCATGCAGTCGAACTCATTCGGTTCGCGCTTTATCTGCAGATCAATTGGTTTTCACTTGGTATTGTCGTTGGCTGCACTGTCACATTTCTGGGAAGTGCCTTCATTGCCTATGATCCCTCACGAGGTCTTTTGGGGCGACGTGGTGTCCAAGGAACAGCAGTATGA
- a CDS encoding (5-formylfuran-3-yl)methyl phosphate synthase, producing MMSVKMLASVVGAHEAELAVAGGADIIDFKDPKAGALGALPPEVVAGAVAQLRGRRPTSAVTGDLPMIPEQVVAAARSMAQTSVDYVKVGLFNEPGREDCIRALSSVSESAKLIGVLFADQGIPLDLLEILKQSGFSGVIVDTAAKGRGRLLDFADLSTLRSLVDAARNLQLMVGLAGSLEAPDVPRLLPLLPDVIGFRGALCRGDRKSALSLDAVREIADLVHQTRPRIRKNGEMRPGGLDRVVVEGVIKSMPVGAYSSELGREQRVRFDVNVQIAAPKARFDDMRNAFSYDVVTDAITEICSAGHVVLLETLAEQLAERVLDEPRALRVAVKVTKLDIGNGSVGIEIIRENESAQSALEEMSASMERA from the coding sequence ATGATGAGCGTGAAGATGCTTGCCAGCGTCGTGGGAGCCCATGAGGCGGAGCTTGCTGTGGCCGGCGGCGCCGATATCATCGATTTCAAAGATCCCAAGGCTGGAGCGCTCGGGGCGCTGCCGCCTGAGGTTGTTGCGGGTGCGGTAGCACAACTAAGAGGCCGTCGACCGACAAGCGCAGTGACAGGCGACCTACCCATGATCCCCGAGCAGGTCGTGGCGGCTGCGAGATCCATGGCGCAGACGAGCGTCGACTACGTCAAGGTTGGGTTGTTCAACGAGCCAGGTCGGGAGGACTGCATCAGAGCGCTAAGCTCTGTCAGCGAAAGTGCAAAGCTGATCGGCGTGCTATTCGCTGACCAAGGAATACCGCTCGATCTTCTTGAAATACTGAAGCAATCAGGATTCTCAGGTGTGATCGTGGACACCGCGGCGAAGGGACGGGGAAGGCTTCTGGACTTCGCTGACTTGAGCACCCTCAGAAGCTTGGTCGACGCTGCTCGGAATTTGCAGCTGATGGTTGGATTGGCGGGGTCCTTGGAGGCCCCGGATGTTCCCCGGTTACTTCCACTTTTGCCCGATGTGATCGGGTTTCGGGGCGCTCTTTGCCGTGGTGATAGAAAATCGGCTCTGAGCCTGGATGCCGTGCGCGAGATCGCCGATCTGGTGCATCAGACGCGTCCAAGAATTCGCAAAAATGGCGAAATGCGACCAGGAGGCTTGGACCGAGTGGTCGTTGAGGGCGTGATCAAGTCCATGCCCGTTGGAGCATACTCCAGTGAACTGGGCCGCGAGCAGCGTGTAAGGTTCGACGTGAACGTCCAGATCGCAGCACCCAAAGCGCGGTTCGACGACATGCGCAATGCCTTCTCCTACGACGTCGTCACCGACGCCATTACCGAAATCTGCTCGGCAGGACACGTCGTTCTTCTGGAAACTCTGGCCGAACAGCTGGCCGAACGGGTCCTGGATGAGCCTCGCGCCTTGAGGGTTGCGGTGAAGGTGACGAAGCTGGATATCGGCAATGGCAGTGTCGGCATTGAGATCATTCGTGAGAATGAATCGGCTCAATCGGCCTTGGAGGAAATGTCTGCGAGCATGGAGCGCGCATGA